The following is a genomic window from Homalodisca vitripennis isolate AUS2020 chromosome 5, UT_GWSS_2.1, whole genome shotgun sequence.
AGGCAGTCGACTGGCACACTGGCACAGTGGCTTGTCGGAGGACGAATTGCGCCGTGCGATGGCTGAGCGCGCAGCTCCATGTCAGGCTGTCTCCGCGGCTTTAAATACACCAACGTGGTCAGTTCTGTAAATACACTGTGCACAGTCTTTGCctgctttgatattgaagaattgacagtgattaaaattactttcgttacatttattacaggatcgtttgttaattattaagaaattagtgctcactaacgtttttatatagttttgaatagtgttttttatgtttttttaaaacaaattattactgtctttttgcatacaaaggattactttacgatgttacaaGAAGGGGGTCGCCAAAATTCTCAACCAAAAAAAGGGGGTCGCAGTgttgaaaaggttgagaaccactggtataaactattatatattaagaCTCTTATCTTTGTATTATGTTGGAGTGAGAAgataaattctttttttctttcttttctttctttgtaATACTGgaggaagttttttttaatgctttttgtATTTGATGAAaatgaatatgtataaaatagcTGAATACTAGTTTgaataaattcattacataaaaaatCTAGTGGTTTAATGATGGATTTAAGCTGGTtacctaaaaaaaaacaagaattatacCTTTAAATACCATGGAAAACATGGGAAGTGAAATGACTTGTCATGAATTAATTGTGacgaagttatttaataaaacgcTCAACTAATTGGAGCCCATCAATTTGAACAGATTCAGTTACAATATGATGTTTGTTTTGTGACTTGTTGAGAGATAGATTAAAGAAAAGcttagtgtttaaataaatttgattattatcaAACAGATTCAGCtaatctttattaaaacattataaactgtaTCAATGTGAAAAGATCTTATTACTACAAACAAATAAAGATTTGCTAATAATTCAAGAATATCTTAAAGAAtaagtttacaattaattttgaaaaattaaatcatgCTAGTGTAAAGTCATAAAAacaatcatacattttttaatcaaaacttgaTTTGTACATTACATGGTATGTTAACTGATAACTAATTATGGTAGATTGCAATATTTGACGTTTATTgacttttcattttttattttttaccattgcTTATATACTGTCTGAATAAAGTTAATGGTTAAAATAAATCGACAATTAACTCTTCCAATTAAGGGCTAATCAATCTTGAGCcatataattaattagtgttgGTTGTAATGTTGccataattaattgtttcatattttgtatatcaGCAGAAACCTGCATTATGTGCTCCCAGTTAGATTGCAATGCCCTTGAGCGTGTCACAAGAGATCCCTTTTCACATGTGTTTTTCAGTGACTTCAAATGTCAGTTACCTTCCTCCAGACTCCTGACCACCACCAGTAACCACAAACTATAGTTGGTAAAATATACCATTCATCAATTTCATAGGAAAGTGATGATGAGAATTGTGTGGAAgctaattttagaaaaaaatgtctGATATTTCAGTATGCTTTGTAGGGTTATTGAAATACAGATTAATTACTTTGAGAAGAATTACCCGGGAtcgcacaggttcaaatcctgtctacAAACGTAGAAATTTTTACCAATACTTGTGCTGTATTCTTCTTCTGTTTATAAGGTTCTCGCATTGGTCCATGATGTTGGGTAGAATAAGGCTTAACAGGGAATCACCatctaaaaaaaaccaaaacaaaattacagcaaaactttgttgtttacaatgttgtCAAAAATATTCAATTGCCGTAGGAAATGATGACCAGAACACAGGTTCCTGAAGAGGATTTATGTTAAGTGGTGATCATCCATTTGTGTCTGATCAAAATAAATGGAGATGagaattatagaaaaaaaattagtgAAGCTCAAGGATGTACCTTATgtagaacttaaaaattcaaaatggggTCAGTGGACATCTTGAGCCAGAATATGAATTTCAGTAACTTAATGTTTCATATCTTGTGTTCATTGATAACATTAATTAACTTTGTAGTTACTAACAAGTGTGATTGGCCAGCAGATTAAGTTATTAGATTAGGTCTCTTTAATACAACATATCTAGGCAACGGTGTCtacatatgatattatatttacgTTAGCAGTCCTTTTTCAGGAACTCTTTGAGGATTCCTTAATTCAAAGTATAGGTACTCTTTACAATGTCCATAACGATATGAGAGGATGCTGCatactaatacaaattttaattcttctgTTATTTTGCTAATATTTGAAATGGAGTACTGAAAAGTGACGTCCAATACTgacaatataacaaatatttccaGGAAGTTCTGACAGGAAAGTATGGCGAGGACTCAAAGCTGATCTACGATCTTGCAGACCAAGGAGGTGAATTGCTTTCTTTACGTTACGACTTGACAGTACCGTTCGCACGGTACTTGGCAATGAGCAAGATCACAAACATCAAGAGGTACCACATCGCCAAGGTTTACAGGAGAGACAACCCAGCTATGACGAAAGGACGCTATCGAGAGTTTTACCAGTGTGTAAGTATTAATTTACTCTCTTggagttacaaaatatttacatcaatTATAACTGTTCGTTTTTTCTAAATTGCGTTATTGTGGactcatttttaaacataatttaattgagttcacacatacacatttttataaaactatctcAAACTAAGACCAAAACCAAATTAAGAagcatatttcaattttaacaacttaaaaaatatgtgttattctTCCAGTGAAAAGTTTGCaagtgatatttaaataaaatgatgatGCTAATTGTCTTTCAACACAggacaatttttatacaaattttaaaaaatcacagttttaattCACTCTAAAAAGTGACAACATTTGATCATgagtcttatttttttaaatataattattttattattgatcctGCCACAGGAGTATACTtctgtgataaaaaaaaacacgtaatgGACAAAAAATTTGGCCAACATTAGAATGTTGTTTTGTTATAACCATATGTTTCCTGCAAGAAGAAGAGAATAGTGCAGCAGAATTCCATCAGAGTATGTGTCGTGTTTACAGAGGAAACATTGTAAAACATCTTGAGTGATGGTGTTGTGCGTTTCTACAATAATTTGTTGTTACTTGTTTTTATCCTACATGCCACCATTTCTTCTGATTAATAAaccttttgaaatccggtttgcggcattctaCTCTACTAACTGagttctttaataaataatgtatcgCTCGAACCATGTTTTCATTTCAGATTTCTATGACACCCTCCAAGGACCATTCCCCCAATTTTGATGATTATTGCACAAAAAAGAGTTGTTAATATAGCCTTATAACACTGTGCAAAGGTTATACATTATATCTGCAAACTTTTCAAACACACTGTAATACATGATATAAAAAGGgtcaaagtaatatttttttatacataacgaAACACAACAGAATACCTAcgattttctaataataattgtcTGTGCAACACACTATGTATCTGTTCAGTTGGCGTTTTCAGCTCGGGCAATAAATGATTATAATTGTAACAACAAACAAATGTTGTACTTCTTCGTCGTCTAGAACCAAGGCCATCAGTATCAAACAAAACTCATAGACTGCTAAATCAAAACTTAAATCTTTCTACTTTCAAAATATACTAGTTCTAAAAATTATAGTTAGACAGTTTACATTTGCCAAAACAAAAACAACTAGATTTGTCTCGCTCGTCATTATAGAGAAACACCTGTGCAGTTACTAGGCAAcctatttttttatatgtctAAATAAATCGTATAGacctataacaaaaaaaaaacacattaagaGAAAGCTGCACTTTTCAGTGATGTAACTTTcattttcacaaaacaaaaattcCCTTTATTATCATACTTTGTTgaagaaaagttaattttttactcTTCTTGCAACTTTACAGTTGGCACGAACTATGCGACTACGTTATAAGTTGCTAAAGTCCAGTGATGATATTTATCagaaatttcaatacatttttgaagcGAGTCGCTGTCCATTACAGAGTGAATGTAGTGGAACTCAAAATGAGTCGCTGGCCAGTAGGAAAGTCAGGATAATTGACACTTGACTTAGCCGAGGAGAGATTTCAAAACGGATAATTCCAGTAATAtttgtttgaacaaatattttacttgaatatGTTATTTGAAGGTTTTTAACCTgtgattgataaataaatattggtgaACTGTTGGTAAgaggtaaataattaattattgtcacCAATgctttattcaatacatttttgtttttttccaggACTTTGACATAGCCGGCCTGTACGACCCAATGATACCAGAAGCAGAATGCATGAGAGTTGTGTATGAGATTCTGAACTCCCTCCAACTGGGCAAGTTTGTTATCAAAGTCAACCACAGGTTGTTGCTGGATGGAATCTTTGAAGCTTGTGGAGTTCCAATTGAGATGTTCCGATCCATTTGTTCAGCTGTCGACAAATTGGATAAGGTaaaattttacaatcataaaGCTGAAACAGTTTCTTCCTTTGTACCAACAATACTAGATTAAGTCTCTGTACAAAATGGATTTTGTTGCTTTAGCCTCAGTCATAATGGAACCTCAGTAATACAAAATGttcgtaaaaactttttttggtcttcttgtaacatttactttaaaatctgTATCTTGAACAAGTGCATTAATTGAAAACTGTAGTAAGTGACATTTGGCAGTTATTTTTGTGAGTGAAATCATTATAACAAGAATGGTTTTAATTATCTAGTAAGGTTAAACAGTTTGCCATCTTTGATAGTTTGGACAAGGATGGTGAATTTctccaggaggacctgataggttgtttttggcggtttgtggaactgctgaaatcatagactggtaggcctcatggtttGCTTttggggtgcgcaaaaggcccttgaggcttaagtacatggcagtaggccgccaaAAAAAGTCTATTGGTTACACTATCAGTTTTTTGTATTAAGGTTCAGCTGTATTGTTCAAGtaatatacaatttcaaaatttaaatagtttagagtaacatttttatattgtaagaacatttttagattatttagCAGTCaagtattaacaaatttaattacagtagGTGTGATTAGAAAAATCCAGACTGAGactaaacaaatgttatttacaaagttttacaatttGATATTATTTCTTTCAATGTACTCTCCTCTTTGGTGTCTGTATTCACGACTTTCATGGTTTTTTCTTTAACTACTGTTTCAACAATGGTTCAAATCTGATTTCTTTCAAAGTGACTAGACTTAAGGGAATAAAAGAAAATCATAGGAGACCAAATCAGGTAAGTAGAGTGGATGGTCTAAGACAGGGATGTCATATTTGGCTGAAAACTTCTTGACTGACTAAGCATCGTGAGATGGTGGAAAATGTATGGCTGGTTTTTTCGCAAATCATCCTATTTTCTCCGTCCACACTCACGTAAGATAGTCAGGacactaatgaaataaaataataatgccGCTGTGATACCCAATTAATGTGGACAATccctttaatataaataaaccattaataaATGGCTTGAATTTCGATTTGGTCATTCGTTTTTTTACTGTAATGAACCAGAAATTTCCAACTCATTAATTGAAGTTTCGTTTCGAAATCATAAGTAATAAACTGTGATTCATTGCAAGTAATAATGTTTTCTAAGAAGGTAAAACCACTTACGTTTTCTAAGATTTCAGAACAAATCATTCTTTGTTATTCCTCTGTTTTCAGGAGTGAGACTATTTGGAACTACTTTTGAATGAACACATTTTGATTCCTGTTAACTCAAACATTGCACTCTTAGTTAAACGGCCATCTTGTCAGACAGAATGACCAATTTTCTCAATGTTAGCATCACTTTGCTAGTGATGGTCTGACAGTACTTATGTCATCACTCGTGTGTGTTTGCAGTCGTTAAAGGAGAAGTTGTTTTGAAAAGAATTGTAACGTGTGATCAAACTTCGATCCACCACTAAGAGCCAGAATCAAAACGACAGAGCCTTGTCAAAATGTCGGTCACAGTATGGGATGAGTGATATTTAAGTAatgaaatgtgttagtattattgataaattttataaaaataagatttatttgaaagaatctgtcatttattaaaaacaaataccatacacagtaatgaaaagaaaatatctCTTTAAATCACTTAAAACTACATAAACAGTTGTGTTTGTGATAAACAATTGTCATTTTATACTTGTTATAACATTGCAGATTTTCCtagtttgaaaagaaatttgatgttcacaCGCCGTTCATTCTGAACGCTCAACATTTTTCCGACATAGAGGCAAAACATTAACTGCTTATAATTGACACTATGGGCAGAAGGAGTGCCGGAGCCAGGCGAAACTCGGGTAGTGAGCAGAGACTGAGTCACACGATTGACCGTATGTTATTCAGCCTCATTGTATTTGTTCTATGGCTGCACCAATACTTATTCGGTTTCTTTCTAGCCAAACTCGTACATCCACCAATACTCCATCAGAACTAACAAGAGTTTAAATTTTCCAGTTAGTGCCTATTTAGTTTCTAATGTGGTTGTATTTTAACATACTCATAAGTAATTGTTAATTTCAGCTTACTTGGGAAGAAGTACGATCAGAAATGGTGAATGAGAAGAATCTAGACGGTGACATTGCCGATAAAATTGGAGAGTATGTACGGCAGAGTGGAAAGGTAGAACTTGTTGAAAAACTGATGGAAGATCAAAATCTCCTGGGAAAGTCTAAGACCGCCAAAGAAGGACTAGAGGCAATGAAACTTTTCTTCCGTTACATCGACCTCTACGATCTGACCGAGTACGTCTCGTTTGACTTGAGCTTAGCAAGAGGATTGGATTATTACACGGGAGTGATCTATGAAGCCGTACTATTaggtaatgtaatgtttttttttttacttgttcaATTTGATGAACAAACCTTGTTAATTGAAAGATTTCCCCATTTGTCTGTCTGAGTGTGTTACCTTAAACAATGTGTTAAACAAGTGGAGATAACTTTTCTGCATTAGTAGAAGGGAAGTgctattaaacttaaatatttattaggtgAAAAAGAAACAATCCCATATTTACAGAAAGTTTGGGGCTGTTTATTGAAAGGCTTGGTTCTGTTATTAGTCTTTTTTTAGATAATATAgttctattaattaaaattatattttaataaatttttttatcaaggaaAAAGCGTTGTAAGTTTaattaaccctccgagtggtgaaagacgctgcagcgtctattaaatctcgttcgcgagtggcaaagacgctctagcgtctattaacgcaagcctctattgttccggtatttccgatgttatgccgcgacttaaactctatatattaggtatggttagaaagaccagattctaaactttaatttgatatagtatttagatatgcCGGTACTAATGGAACTCTTACAAACGGTTCATCCACCTACTGTACTACCTCCTGGACCAAGTGTAGGTCTTCTTCACGGGATTGCTTATTTATCAGACTTTGTGCAGTGTGTGTACACACCAAAAAAAGGGGTAAAAGTCACTTCTGGTGCCCAACTTGTAATTTTGGGGTTCATAGGGAGTGTTTCCCTTACCTGGAACATTATTGGAGGCCTCTCAAACCAGGAAGAATGATGAGGAATGAGGTTGGCTCTGATAAtgactaaaatgcagtaaaaaacgtATACATAAAAGTTTTGATCAGCAAATAGTGCgttgtttttaggaataatacatataacggatacatatttttgttcagaattaaattttaaacaaaatggctattttggatttgtgttaaaaaattaagtttaggaacatttactcagcctaatataaaacaaaaaaatttgaatttttatttttggaattcaacccattggtttttttacaccaatccaaggtaagtgtttcatattattaccattctactctgtgtgttatgaagtttaaatcgatgtatgatatgtcatacttatataatatacaggaatttatataaattttcttttgcgaacatacaaaatcagtaaaaatgtcctgccacttggagaaaaaagtaccgccactcggagggttaagAAAGCATTTCTGTGTTTTAAGTATTCaacaaaatacaatgtaaataagtGTGTAGACGTAAAGATGACTGTATGGTTTTAGGTGACGAGAAAGGAGAGGCGGTGGGAAGCATAGCTGGAGGAGGCAGGTATGACAATCTAGTGGGCATGTTTGACCCCAAACACAAGAATGTACCATGTGTTGGGGTGTCCATTGGTGTGGAAAGGATATTCTCAGTTCTCGAGGCAAAACTGGCCAGCGATCATCAGAAGATCCGCACTACTGAGGTTCAGGTCTACGTTGCCTCAGCTCAGAAGAATTTAACTGAAGAGAGGATGAAACTCTGCAAAGAGTTCTGGGATGCAGGAATCAAGG
Proteins encoded in this region:
- the LOC124361867 gene encoding histidine--tRNA ligase, cytoplasmic isoform X1 — its product is MYPAVCLVRAITQYIVPYRPVLRRSYQTGMTRSSIAAPEKINEEVSKLLALKARLTSENGVDGEEGAQQKFTLKTPKGTRDYNPQHMALRLSVLDKIVTVFKRHGAETIDTPIFELKEVLTGKYGEDSKLIYDLADQGGELLSLRYDLTVPFARYLAMSKITNIKRYHIAKVYRRDNPAMTKGRYREFYQCDFDIAGLYDPMIPEAECMRVVYEILNSLQLGKFVIKVNHRLLLDGIFEACGVPIEMFRSICSAVDKLDKLTWEEVRSEMVNEKNLDGDIADKIGEYVRQSGKVELVEKLMEDQNLLGKSKTAKEGLEAMKLFFRYIDLYDLTEYVSFDLSLARGLDYYTGVIYEAVLLGDEKGEAVGSIAGGGRYDNLVGMFDPKHKNVPCVGVSIGVERIFSVLEAKLASDHQKIRTTEVQVYVASAQKNLTEERMKLCKEFWDAGIKAEQPYKKNPKLLVQLQHCEDMGIPWAIILGESEIQRGVVKLRNVTSRQEIEIARNAIAQELKNRLEST
- the LOC124361867 gene encoding histidine--tRNA ligase, cytoplasmic isoform X3 yields the protein MPITLLSILIINEEVSKLLALKARLTSENGVDGEEGAQQKFTLKTPKGTRDYNPQHMALRLSVLDKIVTVFKRHGAETIDTPIFELKEVLTGKYGEDSKLIYDLADQGGELLSLRYDLTVPFARYLAMSKITNIKRYHIAKVYRRDNPAMTKGRYREFYQCDFDIAGLYDPMIPEAECMRVVYEILNSLQLGKFVIKVNHRLLLDGIFEACGVPIEMFRSICSAVDKLDKLTWEEVRSEMVNEKNLDGDIADKIGEYVRQSGKVELVEKLMEDQNLLGKSKTAKEGLEAMKLFFRYIDLYDLTEYVSFDLSLARGLDYYTGVIYEAVLLGDEKGEAVGSIAGGGRYDNLVGMFDPKHKNVPCVGVSIGVERIFSVLEAKLASDHQKIRTTEVQVYVASAQKNLTEERMKLCKEFWDAGIKAEQPYKKNPKLLVQLQHCEDMGIPWAIILGESEIQRGVVKLRNVTSRQEIEIARNAIAQELKNRLEST
- the LOC124361867 gene encoding histidine--tRNA ligase isoform X2, which produces MDDSKIQLMDDIKEQGEIVRKLKASKANKAEINEEVSKLLALKARLTSENGVDGEEGAQQKFTLKTPKGTRDYNPQHMALRLSVLDKIVTVFKRHGAETIDTPIFELKEVLTGKYGEDSKLIYDLADQGGELLSLRYDLTVPFARYLAMSKITNIKRYHIAKVYRRDNPAMTKGRYREFYQCDFDIAGLYDPMIPEAECMRVVYEILNSLQLGKFVIKVNHRLLLDGIFEACGVPIEMFRSICSAVDKLDKLTWEEVRSEMVNEKNLDGDIADKIGEYVRQSGKVELVEKLMEDQNLLGKSKTAKEGLEAMKLFFRYIDLYDLTEYVSFDLSLARGLDYYTGVIYEAVLLGDEKGEAVGSIAGGGRYDNLVGMFDPKHKNVPCVGVSIGVERIFSVLEAKLASDHQKIRTTEVQVYVASAQKNLTEERMKLCKEFWDAGIKAEQPYKKNPKLLVQLQHCEDMGIPWAIILGESEIQRGVVKLRNVTSRQEIEIARNAIAQELKNRLEST